A single Pseudodesulfovibrio aespoeensis Aspo-2 DNA region contains:
- a CDS encoding thiamine pyrophosphate-dependent enzyme: MTSIEQYGQFETSWCPGCGNFPLLESLKKALARLDLPPHRVMVSSGIGQAAKTPHYMHCHMFNGLHGRSLPVAQGMKMANPEMTVICESGDGCVYGEGGNHFLAAIRRNMDITLLVHDNQIYGLTKGQASPTSGRGHVTKTQPEGAPSEAFNPVAVAVAMKAGFVARAFTGEPEHLTEMIVQAVSHPGFSLVDIFQPCVSFNKVNTFGWYKERCLMLEDHDPTDWAAALARADEFGERIPLGVLYRNDRPVLATSQPLAKHRYAAEDLRAALESYA; the protein is encoded by the coding sequence ATGACCTCCATAGAGCAATACGGCCAGTTCGAGACCTCCTGGTGTCCCGGCTGCGGCAACTTTCCCCTTCTCGAATCATTGAAGAAGGCCCTGGCGAGGCTCGACCTGCCCCCGCACCGGGTCATGGTCTCGTCCGGCATTGGTCAGGCGGCCAAGACGCCGCATTACATGCACTGTCACATGTTCAACGGTCTGCATGGCCGCTCCCTGCCCGTGGCCCAGGGCATGAAGATGGCCAACCCGGAAATGACCGTCATCTGCGAGTCGGGCGACGGCTGCGTCTACGGCGAGGGCGGCAACCACTTCCTGGCCGCCATCAGGCGCAACATGGACATCACCCTGCTGGTCCACGACAACCAGATATACGGGCTGACCAAGGGACAGGCCAGTCCCACCTCCGGGCGCGGCCATGTGACCAAGACCCAGCCCGAGGGCGCGCCCTCGGAGGCGTTCAACCCTGTGGCCGTGGCCGTGGCCATGAAGGCCGGGTTCGTGGCCCGTGCCTTTACCGGCGAGCCCGAACACCTGACGGAGATGATCGTTCAGGCGGTCAGCCATCCGGGATTCTCCCTGGTGGACATCTTTCAACCCTGCGTCTCCTTCAACAAGGTCAACACCTTTGGCTGGTACAAGGAGCGCTGCCTGATGCTGGAAGACCATGATCCCACGGACTGGGCCGCGGCCCTGGCCAGGGCCGACGAGTTCGGCGAGCGCATTCCCCTTGGCGTGCTCTATCGCAACGACCGCCCGGTTCTCGCCACGAGCCAGCCCCTGGCGAAGCACCGCTACGCTGCCGAAGACCTCAGGGCCGCGCTGGAGTCCTACGCCTGA
- a CDS encoding GGDEF domain-containing protein, which translates to MPYSLLSRFMFNKNYNAQEAEMNYDLSGFSKTGNHHPAQCGFTLVLIAIKDYFILNEMYGQGFIQQLEHELKEAIASTAHENNDCRHMEAISVGPGQVSFIVPRTNAPADIAYEYKLKAQNGLKRTMFNHTGIGIDLGMGFATLEVGSSMPDATGSLGDGDDPIRFESALDEARRILRTPLDMQGLSIANTYNDILAKSLISTHYQPILDFKSGSILGWEALSRGPEGSSFRSPVILFETAEQFGRLFALERLCRESAIRNAGPLRKGQKLFLNIHPKTMADPEFTPGKTLELMEQAGLVPDDIVFEITERHSVQDFDLFYRTLDHYRSQGFCVAVDDAGAGYAGLTLIAQLQPEYIKLDKLLIDKIHKDPVKRALVETTVTFADKIGSRIIAEGIETKAQTLCLKDIGVHCGQGYFLARPAFPKPELTKECLDIQSVSDISARNITCSLPIGDLAHPPHSVPADYLVADAQEFFKNNSRFSSIIVTDDDIPRGLVMEYHLNRQLSSQYGIALYYRRPIEAVMDATPLTVELDTPVEQAARQAMKREHLKAYDDIIITRKGRLYGIVSVQNLLNAMAKIQVEMAKGTNPLTGLPGNVAIEKEVESRIAQKRKFSIIYADLDNFKVYNDTYGFKNGDGVLKLAADIMSWAARKHAGQEAQVCHIGGDDFVLITAPEPVEKICRSIHRCFGRLINRCYCPEDRARGWIKARGRDGQERNYPLVSISLGVIEICGQCSLMEIGERAAHVKKFAKSRPGNSVAMDRRPPLGSEEAKR; encoded by the coding sequence ATGCCCTACTCCTTGCTCTCGCGATTCATGTTCAACAAGAACTACAACGCCCAAGAGGCTGAAATGAATTATGATCTATCGGGTTTCTCCAAAACAGGAAACCACCACCCCGCCCAGTGCGGGTTCACGCTGGTCCTGATCGCCATCAAGGATTACTTCATCCTCAACGAGATGTACGGTCAGGGGTTCATCCAGCAACTGGAACACGAACTCAAGGAGGCCATTGCATCCACGGCCCACGAAAACAACGACTGCCGCCACATGGAAGCCATCAGCGTCGGGCCGGGCCAGGTCTCGTTCATTGTCCCGAGAACCAACGCCCCTGCGGACATTGCCTATGAATACAAGCTCAAGGCCCAGAACGGACTGAAGCGGACCATGTTCAACCACACCGGCATCGGCATTGACCTGGGCATGGGCTTCGCCACCCTGGAGGTTGGATCATCCATGCCAGACGCCACCGGGAGCCTCGGCGACGGAGATGATCCCATACGCTTCGAGTCGGCCCTGGACGAGGCGCGGCGCATCCTGCGCACTCCGCTGGACATGCAGGGACTCTCCATCGCCAACACCTACAACGACATCCTGGCCAAAAGCCTGATCTCCACCCATTACCAGCCCATCCTGGACTTCAAGTCCGGCTCAATTCTCGGCTGGGAGGCCCTGTCGCGCGGGCCCGAAGGGTCGTCCTTCCGCTCCCCGGTCATCCTTTTCGAGACCGCCGAGCAGTTCGGGCGGCTGTTCGCCTTGGAGCGGCTGTGTCGCGAGTCGGCCATCAGGAACGCCGGGCCCCTGCGAAAAGGGCAGAAGCTCTTCCTGAACATCCACCCCAAGACCATGGCTGATCCGGAGTTCACGCCGGGCAAGACCCTGGAGCTGATGGAACAGGCCGGGCTGGTGCCGGACGACATCGTCTTCGAGATCACCGAACGGCACAGCGTCCAGGATTTCGACCTCTTTTACCGGACGCTGGATCACTATCGCAGCCAGGGATTCTGTGTGGCCGTGGACGATGCCGGGGCCGGATACGCCGGCCTGACCCTCATCGCCCAACTCCAGCCCGAATACATCAAACTCGACAAGTTGCTCATCGACAAAATCCACAAGGACCCGGTCAAGCGCGCCCTGGTGGAGACCACCGTGACCTTTGCCGACAAGATCGGCTCGCGCATCATTGCCGAGGGCATAGAGACCAAGGCGCAGACCCTCTGCCTCAAGGACATCGGCGTCCACTGCGGCCAGGGGTATTTTCTGGCCCGGCCCGCCTTTCCCAAGCCGGAATTGACCAAGGAATGCCTGGACATCCAGTCCGTGAGCGACATCAGCGCCCGGAACATCACCTGCTCCCTGCCCATCGGCGACCTGGCGCACCCGCCCCACTCGGTGCCTGCCGACTATCTCGTTGCCGATGCGCAAGAATTCTTCAAGAACAACAGCCGTTTCTCAAGCATCATCGTGACCGACGACGATATCCCACGCGGGCTGGTCATGGAGTACCACCTCAACCGCCAGCTCTCGTCGCAGTACGGCATCGCCCTGTACTACCGCCGCCCCATCGAGGCGGTCATGGACGCGACACCACTGACCGTGGAACTGGACACCCCGGTGGAACAGGCGGCGCGCCAGGCCATGAAGCGCGAGCATCTCAAGGCCTACGACGACATCATCATCACCCGCAAGGGCCGCCTCTACGGCATCGTCTCGGTGCAGAACCTCCTCAACGCCATGGCCAAGATCCAGGTGGAGATGGCCAAGGGCACCAACCCGCTCACCGGCCTGCCCGGCAATGTGGCCATCGAGAAAGAGGTGGAGAGCCGCATCGCCCAGAAGCGGAAATTCAGCATCATCTACGCCGACCTGGACAATTTCAAGGTCTACAACGACACCTACGGGTTCAAGAACGGCGACGGGGTTCTCAAGTTGGCTGCGGACATCATGAGCTGGGCCGCGCGCAAGCACGCGGGGCAGGAGGCCCAGGTGTGCCATATCGGCGGCGACGACTTCGTGCTCATCACCGCGCCGGAGCCTGTCGAAAAAATATGCCGGTCCATTCACCGCTGCTTTGGCAGGCTGATCAACCGGTGTTACTGCCCCGAGGACCGGGCCAGGGGTTGGATCAAGGCCAGAGGGCGCGACGGCCAGGAGCGCAACTATCCCCTGGTCAGCATATCGCTCGGGGTCATCGAAATCTGCGGCCAGTGCTCGCTCATGGAGATCGGCGAACGCGCCGCCCACGTCAAGAAATTCGCCAAGTCCCGGCCCGGCAACTCCGTGGCCATGGACCGCCGTCCGCCCCTGGGCTCCGAAGAGGCCAAACGATAA
- a CDS encoding carboxyl transferase domain-containing protein, with product MTIEKKLTELMERVNYAREILGNKDRPELDAFAREISEFPDKNNVVADDRAVRALESLEVRLSTMETAIDAQLTAMDKVRIVRHPQRACLKDILENVYDNYTEIGGKDEHSIDPGMLIARAYITRRKGRKLINQPVMVVGQEKGHGQEFRNGGSIKPWGNSKALKYMKVAAREQIPIHAYVNTPGSYPVEDFPGAAQQIAENIYEMAGLPVPIIAIFSEGGSGGAEAIGMADKRLMLSHGYYSVISPEGAAAIEGRIRGSERAPAELIESCAIAQQITAQDNLRNGYIDEIIQEPALGVRADHFDFYKRLRDQVVRATDEVTLSVRGMRLFRAFAMRHFHKHADIIVRWTLTENARERLIQRRFKKYRKLARHAFHDNRSLLEKLNATRSVIVSTTTSAVHYGLIKPFQHKIARIVEEATDEIHVVTGKIDSMYRSTLKKLGVRSIGDRQKEMRLTGLSQTDPQDLCIDNSCDYVSPQARVDREITCPHADKRGCLDIWARDLFTDFSGVCPHCGYNFPMEYQWYLHNVFDKGSVREFNRDIASGNPTGFPGFEKRIEAARAKTGLHSSCMTFNASLEGIRLTCATLIANFRGGSVGAAEGEKFIRALELAQSKHQPFLAYVHGTAGIRIQEGVNGLIQMPRCTMAVRKYIEEGGLYIVLYDTNSYAGPVASFLGCSPYQYAVRSSRLGFAGPGVIKETTGVEIPPDYHNCFKALSRGHIQGVWSRKDIRNNLRQALLTIGGRNLYYR from the coding sequence ATGACTATAGAAAAAAAACTCACGGAACTCATGGAACGGGTCAACTACGCCCGTGAAATACTCGGCAACAAGGACCGCCCTGAGCTGGACGCCTTTGCCAGGGAAATCAGCGAATTTCCCGACAAGAACAACGTCGTGGCCGACGACAGGGCCGTGCGTGCCCTGGAGTCCCTCGAAGTCCGCCTCTCGACCATGGAGACGGCCATAGACGCGCAACTGACCGCCATGGACAAGGTGCGCATCGTGCGCCACCCCCAGCGCGCCTGCCTCAAGGACATCCTTGAAAACGTCTACGACAACTACACCGAGATCGGCGGCAAGGACGAACACTCCATCGATCCGGGCATGCTCATCGCCCGCGCCTACATCACCCGCCGCAAGGGCAGGAAACTCATCAACCAGCCGGTCATGGTGGTGGGCCAGGAAAAAGGCCACGGCCAGGAGTTCCGCAACGGCGGCTCCATCAAGCCCTGGGGAAACAGCAAGGCATTGAAATACATGAAGGTCGCGGCCAGGGAACAGATTCCCATCCACGCCTATGTCAACACGCCCGGCTCCTATCCTGTCGAGGACTTCCCAGGCGCGGCCCAGCAGATCGCGGAAAACATCTATGAAATGGCCGGGCTGCCTGTGCCCATCATCGCCATCTTTTCCGAGGGCGGCTCGGGCGGAGCCGAGGCCATCGGCATGGCCGACAAGCGGCTCATGCTCTCCCACGGCTACTACTCGGTCATCTCACCCGAAGGTGCGGCAGCCATTGAGGGCCGCATCCGGGGCTCGGAACGCGCCCCGGCGGAACTCATAGAGTCCTGCGCCATTGCCCAGCAGATCACGGCCCAGGACAACTTGAGAAACGGCTACATCGACGAGATCATCCAGGAACCGGCGCTGGGCGTGCGGGCGGACCATTTCGACTTCTACAAGCGACTGCGCGATCAGGTGGTCCGGGCCACGGATGAAGTCACCCTGTCCGTGCGCGGCATGCGCCTGTTCCGGGCATTCGCCATGCGCCACTTTCACAAGCACGCGGACATCATCGTGCGCTGGACCCTGACCGAGAACGCGCGCGAGCGCCTCATCCAGCGCCGCTTCAAGAAATACCGCAAGCTGGCCCGGCACGCCTTCCACGACAACCGCTCCCTGCTGGAAAAACTCAACGCCACCCGGAGCGTCATCGTCTCCACCACCACCTCGGCGGTCCACTACGGGCTGATCAAGCCGTTCCAGCACAAGATCGCCCGCATCGTCGAGGAGGCCACGGACGAAATCCATGTGGTCACTGGCAAGATCGACTCCATGTACCGGTCCACACTCAAGAAACTTGGGGTCAGATCCATCGGCGACAGGCAGAAGGAAATGCGGCTGACCGGCCTGTCGCAGACCGATCCACAGGATCTGTGCATCGACAACAGCTGCGACTATGTCAGCCCCCAGGCGCGCGTGGACCGCGAGATCACCTGCCCCCACGCCGACAAGCGCGGCTGCCTTGACATCTGGGCGCGCGATCTGTTCACCGACTTCTCTGGTGTCTGCCCCCACTGCGGCTACAACTTCCCCATGGAATACCAGTGGTATCTCCACAACGTCTTCGACAAGGGGTCAGTCCGCGAATTCAACAGGGATATCGCCTCGGGCAACCCCACCGGCTTCCCCGGCTTTGAGAAGCGCATCGAGGCGGCCAGGGCCAAGACCGGGCTGCACAGCAGTTGCATGACCTTCAACGCCAGCCTGGAAGGCATCCGCCTGACGTGCGCCACGCTGATCGCCAACTTCCGGGGCGGCTCGGTGGGCGCGGCAGAGGGCGAGAAGTTCATCCGCGCCCTGGAGCTGGCCCAGTCCAAACACCAGCCCTTCCTGGCCTATGTCCACGGCACGGCGGGCATCCGCATCCAGGAGGGCGTCAACGGCCTCATCCAGATGCCCCGCTGCACCATGGCCGTGCGCAAATACATCGAGGAGGGCGGCCTCTACATCGTCCTCTACGACACCAACTCCTATGCCGGACCAGTGGCCTCGTTCCTCGGCTGCTCGCCCTACCAGTATGCCGTGCGCTCCTCGCGGCTCGGCTTTGCCGGTCCAGGCGTGATCAAGGAGACCACCGGGGTGGAGATTCCGCCCGACTACCACAACTGCTTCAAGGCCCTGTCCAGGGGCCACATCCAGGGCGTGTGGAGCCGCAAGGACATCCGCAACAACCTTCGGCAGGCGCTCCTGACCATCGGCGGACGAAACCTCTACTACCGCTGA
- a CDS encoding 2-oxoacid:acceptor oxidoreductase subunit alpha: protein MPDTGINIVIGGEAGQGLATLGQIMARAVMRAGYHLLVKQDYMSRIRGGHNFFSIRMGAEPVLAVTEAIDILVAMDARTIELHRDRLNPGAVVIAGDSIDTAGLNALRVPLKDLAPKPLFYNVVALGVLGGAVCADVAILEDLLRQTFGKKGDAVVQANIEVVRKAHAWVGEQKYDFSCIAPLPKNAEKRLMLNGNEAIAMGALAAGCNFVSFYPMTPATTVPTALIAKGRSLGLVHDQAEDEIAAINMAIGASYAGAKALVATSGGGFALMVEGVSLAGVSETPLVVVVAQRPGPATGLATRTEQADLNLVLHAGHGEFPRAIFAPGTVEECYYLTHHAFDLAEQYQTPMFVLTDQFLADSYRDVPPFDLDDLPQIAQPLMEAPVPYSRYAVTDDGVSPRVVPGFAEVLVRADSHEHDEQSHMTEDAANRVRQNVKRLDKGNGLMQDVIGPDYYGPDENDEDADLVLLCWGSSLGACLEAAETLNKKAARRVAVLHFSQVYPLREEQFMDRLEAAGQVVAVEGNATAQFARLVARETGFTVTGSVLRFDGRPLSPEYVLKGLESII from the coding sequence ATGCCGGATACGGGCATCAACATCGTCATCGGCGGCGAGGCCGGGCAGGGGCTGGCCACCCTAGGGCAGATCATGGCGCGCGCAGTCATGCGGGCCGGGTATCATCTGCTGGTCAAGCAGGACTACATGTCGCGCATCCGGGGCGGGCACAATTTCTTTTCCATCCGCATGGGGGCCGAGCCGGTGCTGGCCGTCACCGAGGCCATCGACATCCTCGTGGCCATGGACGCCCGGACCATCGAGCTGCACCGCGACCGGCTCAACCCCGGAGCCGTGGTCATTGCCGGGGATTCCATCGACACCGCCGGGCTCAATGCGCTGCGCGTGCCGCTCAAGGATCTGGCTCCCAAGCCGCTCTTTTACAACGTGGTGGCCCTGGGCGTTCTGGGCGGGGCCGTGTGTGCCGATGTGGCCATTCTCGAAGATTTGCTGCGGCAGACATTCGGCAAAAAGGGCGACGCGGTGGTCCAGGCCAACATCGAGGTGGTGCGCAAGGCCCATGCCTGGGTCGGGGAGCAGAAGTACGACTTCTCCTGCATCGCGCCGCTGCCAAAGAATGCGGAAAAGCGGCTGATGCTCAATGGCAACGAGGCCATCGCCATGGGCGCGCTGGCCGCCGGATGCAATTTCGTCTCGTTCTATCCCATGACACCGGCCACCACCGTGCCCACCGCCCTGATTGCCAAGGGGCGCTCGCTCGGCCTTGTCCACGATCAGGCCGAGGACGAGATCGCGGCCATCAACATGGCCATCGGTGCCTCTTATGCCGGGGCCAAAGCCCTGGTGGCTACCTCGGGCGGCGGGTTCGCCCTCATGGTCGAGGGCGTGAGTCTGGCCGGGGTCTCGGAAACACCCCTGGTGGTCGTGGTCGCCCAGCGGCCCGGTCCGGCCACGGGCCTGGCCACCCGTACCGAGCAGGCAGACCTCAACCTTGTGCTCCACGCCGGGCACGGCGAGTTTCCCAGAGCCATCTTTGCGCCCGGCACGGTGGAGGAGTGTTATTACCTGACGCATCACGCCTTTGACCTGGCCGAGCAGTACCAGACGCCCATGTTCGTGCTCACGGACCAGTTCCTGGCCGATTCGTACCGGGACGTGCCGCCCTTTGACCTCGACGATCTGCCGCAGATCGCGCAGCCGCTCATGGAAGCCCCGGTTCCCTACAGCCGCTACGCCGTGACCGATGACGGGGTGTCGCCCCGCGTGGTGCCGGGCTTTGCCGAGGTGCTGGTCCGGGCCGACTCCCACGAGCACGACGAGCAGAGCCACATGACCGAGGACGCGGCCAACCGCGTGCGCCAGAACGTCAAGCGGCTCGACAAGGGCAACGGCCTGATGCAGGACGTCATCGGCCCGGATTATTATGGTCCTGACGAGAACGATGAGGACGCGGACCTCGTGCTCCTGTGCTGGGGCTCGTCCCTTGGCGCGTGTCTCGAAGCGGCGGAAACCCTGAACAAGAAGGCTGCGCGGCGCGTGGCAGTGCTCCACTTCAGCCAGGTCTATCCCCTGCGCGAGGAGCAGTTCATGGACCGGCTGGAAGCGGCGGGGCAGGTGGTGGCCGTGGAGGGCAACGCCACGGCCCAGTTCGCCCGGCTGGTGGCGCGCGAGACGGGATTCACCGTCACCGGCTCGGTCCTGCGCTTCGACGGCAGGCCGCTGAGCCCGGAATATGTCCTCAAGGGACTGGAAAGCATCATCTAG
- the ettA gene encoding energy-dependent translational throttle protein EttA: MSNDSEKIIYSMYKVTKRHGQREVLKSISLSYFYGAKIGVLGLNGSGKSSLLRVLAGVDKNFEGETHVKEGYTVGYLEQEPLVDETRTVREVVEEGVGEIMAIVREYNEINEKFAEPMEADEMDALIERQGKVQELMDAKGAWDIDSKLDMAMDSLRCPPSDTLVSVISGGERRRVALCRLLLQAPDILLLDEPTNHLDADSVAWLEKFLSQFPGTVIAVTHDRYFLDNVAGWILELDRGRGIPWKGNYSSWLEQKQNRLNLESKAESERQKTLERELEWIRMSPKGRRAKGKARINAYESMVSHESERLADDLQIYIPPGPHLGKKVVEAEHVTKSMGDKLLVEDMNFIIPPNAIVGIVGPNGVGKSTLFKMIVGEEKPDSGTMILGTTVKLAYADQNRGSLTPGKSVYEIISGGAEFIKLGERDVNARAYCSRFNFAGQDQQKPVEVLSGGERNRVHLAQMLKSGANVLLLDEPTNDLDVNTMRALEDGLENFAGCVLVISHDRWFLDRVATHIIAFEGDSTAVFLEGNYSDYVLDRKKRLGVDADQPHRVKFRRLTR, encoded by the coding sequence ATGAGCAACGATTCGGAAAAGATCATCTACTCCATGTACAAGGTGACCAAGCGTCACGGACAGCGTGAAGTACTGAAAAGCATATCCCTGTCATACTTCTATGGTGCCAAGATCGGCGTGCTCGGCCTTAACGGGTCGGGCAAGAGTTCGCTCCTCAGGGTCCTGGCGGGCGTTGACAAGAATTTCGAGGGCGAGACGCACGTCAAGGAAGGCTACACCGTGGGCTACCTGGAGCAGGAGCCGCTGGTGGACGAAACCCGCACCGTGCGCGAGGTGGTCGAGGAGGGCGTGGGCGAGATCATGGCCATTGTCCGCGAATACAACGAGATCAACGAGAAGTTCGCCGAGCCCATGGAGGCGGACGAGATGGATGCCCTCATCGAGCGCCAGGGCAAGGTGCAGGAACTGATGGATGCCAAGGGGGCCTGGGATATCGACTCCAAGCTCGACATGGCCATGGACTCCCTGCGCTGTCCGCCGTCGGACACCTTGGTCTCGGTCATCTCCGGCGGCGAGCGCCGCCGCGTGGCCCTGTGCCGCCTGCTGCTCCAGGCCCCGGACATCCTGCTGCTCGACGAGCCCACCAACCATCTGGACGCGGATTCCGTGGCCTGGCTCGAAAAATTCCTGTCCCAGTTCCCTGGCACGGTCATCGCCGTGACCCACGATCGCTATTTTCTCGACAACGTGGCCGGCTGGATTCTCGAACTGGACCGTGGCCGCGGCATTCCCTGGAAGGGCAACTACTCGTCCTGGCTCGAACAGAAGCAGAACCGCCTCAATCTGGAGAGCAAGGCCGAGTCCGAGCGCCAGAAAACCCTGGAGCGCGAGCTTGAGTGGATACGCATGTCGCCCAAGGGTCGCCGGGCCAAGGGCAAGGCGCGCATCAACGCCTACGAGTCCATGGTCAGCCACGAGAGCGAGCGTCTGGCGGACGATCTGCAGATCTACATTCCGCCGGGACCGCACCTTGGCAAGAAGGTGGTCGAGGCCGAGCACGTGACCAAGTCCATGGGCGACAAGCTGTTGGTGGAGGACATGAACTTCATCATCCCGCCCAATGCCATTGTCGGCATTGTCGGCCCCAACGGCGTGGGCAAGTCCACGCTGTTCAAGATGATCGTGGGCGAGGAAAAGCCCGATTCTGGCACCATGATCCTTGGCACCACGGTCAAGTTGGCCTATGCCGACCAGAATCGCGGGTCGCTGACGCCCGGAAAGAGCGTCTACGAGATCATCAGTGGCGGGGCGGAATTCATCAAGCTGGGCGAGCGCGACGTCAATGCCAGGGCCTACTGCTCACGCTTCAATTTCGCGGGACAGGATCAGCAAAAACCCGTGGAAGTGCTTTCGGGCGGCGAGCGCAACCGGGTCCATCTGGCCCAGATGCTCAAGTCCGGGGCCAATGTGCTGTTGCTTGACGAACCGACCAACGACCTGGACGTGAACACCATGCGCGCCCTGGAGGACGGGCTGGAGAACTTTGCGGGCTGCGTGCTGGTCATCAGCCACGACCGCTGGTTCCTGGACCGCGTCGCCACCCACATCATCGCCTTTGAGGGCGATTCCACGGCAGTGTTTCTTGAGGGCAACTACAGCGACTACGTGCTGGACCGCAAGAAGCGGCTGGGCGTGGACGCGGACCAGCCCCACCGGGTCAAGTTCCGCAGGCTGACCCGCTGA
- a CDS encoding biotin carboxylase N-terminal domain-containing protein, which translates to MSIQGNKVLIANRGEIAVRIMQACAELGLDFVALYTREDEHSGHVDMARKLGGQGSLFRIQNYLDAGDILSVADQAKATAIHPGYGFFSENYRFARRVSERDRPMAFIGPSWRVIRDLGDKINTKRLARSLGVPTVPGSDRAIYDEMEAEAIAESLFEFQANMGIKRPVVLVKASAGGGGMGIDVVEDMARFRQTYRRIRNYSLRTFSDEGVLIEQRVFNFNHLEVQIVSDRSGKNPVHFGTRNCSVQSPGLQKRIEIAPGFRPENLRYEFDAAKVIDDITGYSLSIAREIKYDNVGTWEWIVTPDGKPFLMEVNTRIQVENGVSADISSIRGDSNVNLVREQIRLGLGESQGYSQKDISFDGVSIEYRIIAEDTENGFAPWVGRIDELRWTPRDWLSLHTHIPLDRPYQIPTEYDPNLALAIIWGKDLDEAKRRGLEFLADLKLGGVDSGGGVMKSNIPFLLDRTENLLEF; encoded by the coding sequence GTGAGCATACAAGGGAATAAGGTACTGATAGCCAACAGGGGCGAGATCGCCGTGAGGATCATGCAGGCGTGCGCCGAGCTCGGGCTCGACTTCGTTGCCCTGTACACCAGGGAGGACGAGCACTCCGGCCATGTGGACATGGCCCGCAAGCTCGGCGGCCAGGGATCGCTTTTCAGAATCCAGAACTATCTCGACGCGGGCGACATCCTGTCGGTGGCTGACCAGGCCAAGGCCACGGCCATTCATCCGGGATATGGATTCTTTTCTGAAAACTACCGCTTCGCCCGGCGCGTCAGCGAGCGCGACAGGCCCATGGCCTTCATCGGCCCCTCCTGGCGCGTCATCCGCGATCTGGGCGACAAGATCAACACCAAGCGACTGGCCAGAAGCCTCGGCGTACCCACCGTACCCGGCTCTGATCGCGCCATATATGACGAGATGGAGGCCGAGGCCATTGCCGAGAGCCTCTTCGAGTTCCAGGCCAACATGGGCATCAAGCGGCCCGTGGTCCTGGTCAAGGCATCCGCGGGCGGCGGCGGCATGGGCATCGACGTGGTGGAGGACATGGCCCGCTTCCGGCAGACCTACCGCCGCATCCGCAACTACTCGCTGCGCACCTTCAGCGACGAGGGCGTGCTCATCGAACAGCGGGTGTTCAACTTCAACCACCTTGAGGTGCAGATCGTGTCGGACCGCAGCGGCAAGAACCCGGTCCATTTCGGCACCCGCAACTGCTCGGTGCAAAGCCCCGGCCTGCAAAAACGCATTGAGATCGCCCCCGGATTCCGGCCCGAAAACCTGCGCTACGAGTTCGACGCGGCCAAGGTGATCGACGACATCACCGGCTACTCCCTGTCCATCGCCAGGGAGATCAAATACGACAACGTGGGCACCTGGGAGTGGATCGTCACTCCGGACGGCAAGCCTTTTCTCATGGAAGTGAACACCCGCATCCAGGTGGAAAACGGCGTCTCGGCAGACATCTCCTCCATCAGGGGCGACAGCAACGTCAACCTCGTGCGCGAGCAGATCCGGCTCGGCCTTGGCGAGAGTCAGGGCTACAGCCAGAAAGACATCTCCTTTGACGGCGTGAGCATCGAGTACCGGATCATCGCCGAAGACACCGAGAACGGCTTCGCCCCATGGGTGGGCAGAATCGACGAACTGCGGTGGACACCGCGGGACTGGCTCTCGCTTCACACCCACATCCCGCTGGACCGGCCCTACCAGATCCCCACGGAATACGACCCCAACCTGGCCCTGGCCATCATCTGGGGCAAGGATCTTGACGAAGCAAAACGGCGCGGTCTCGAGTTCCTCGCGGACCTGAAGCTCGGCGGCGTGGACTCTGGCGGCGGCGTCATGAAATCGAACATCCCCTTTCTTCTGGATCGCACGGAAAACCTGCTAGAATTCTAG